In Amycolatopsis methanolica 239, a single genomic region encodes these proteins:
- a CDS encoding cytochrome P450 family protein: protein MRVVDEPIELDDDVIQDPHALYRALREEGPVRPAIMPRGLRVWLVSGYAEAKALLADPRLSKDAKRAQELFETRLTATGGTDGDDPSGSLLRHHMLNNDPPDHTRLRKLVNKAFTARTVARLRPRIEQITDELLDSVAARGRVDLLDAFAYPLPITVICELLGIPEEERGDFREWSNTLLNSGPADDFHDAARSMAGYLTALVAAKRAAPTQDLLSDLVHVSDEGDQLSPEELVAMAFLLLVAGHETTVNLIGNSVLALLRHPDQLAALRADPSLLPGAVEEFLRFEGPINIATLRFSVEPVPIGDVEIPANEFVMVSLVGANRDGERFPEPDRLDVTRPAGGHLAFGHGIHYCVGAPLARLEAEVALGRLFDRFPAIELDGDPGELRWRESTLVHGLNTLPVVVR, encoded by the coding sequence ATGCGCGTGGTGGACGAACCGATCGAGCTCGACGACGACGTCATCCAGGACCCGCACGCCCTCTACCGCGCGCTGCGCGAGGAGGGCCCGGTCCGGCCCGCGATCATGCCCCGCGGGTTGCGGGTCTGGCTGGTCTCGGGATACGCGGAGGCCAAGGCGCTGCTGGCGGACCCGCGGCTGAGCAAGGACGCCAAGCGGGCGCAGGAGCTGTTCGAGACGCGCCTGACGGCGACCGGGGGGACGGACGGCGACGACCCGTCGGGCAGCCTGCTGCGCCACCACATGCTCAACAACGACCCGCCGGACCACACGCGGCTGCGCAAGCTGGTCAACAAGGCCTTCACCGCGCGCACCGTCGCCCGCCTGCGACCGCGCATCGAGCAGATCACCGACGAGCTGCTGGACTCGGTTGCCGCGCGCGGCCGGGTGGACCTGCTGGACGCGTTCGCCTACCCGCTGCCGATCACGGTGATCTGCGAGCTGCTGGGCATCCCCGAGGAGGAGCGCGGCGACTTCCGCGAGTGGTCGAACACGCTGCTCAACTCCGGGCCCGCGGACGACTTCCACGACGCGGCCCGCTCGATGGCCGGTTACCTCACCGCGCTGGTCGCCGCCAAGCGCGCGGCGCCGACCCAGGACCTGCTGTCCGACCTGGTGCACGTATCGGACGAGGGTGACCAGCTGTCGCCGGAAGAGCTGGTCGCGATGGCGTTCCTGCTGCTCGTCGCCGGGCACGAGACCACGGTCAACCTGATCGGCAACAGCGTGCTGGCGCTGCTGCGGCACCCGGACCAGCTCGCGGCCCTGCGCGCCGACCCTTCGCTGCTGCCCGGCGCGGTCGAGGAGTTCCTGCGGTTCGAGGGGCCGATCAACATCGCGACCCTGCGGTTCTCGGTGGAACCGGTGCCGATCGGCGACGTCGAGATCCCGGCGAACGAGTTCGTGATGGTCTCGCTGGTGGGCGCCAACCGCGACGGCGAGCGGTTCCCGGAGCCGGACCGCCTGGACGTCACCCGTCCGGCGGGTGGTCACCTGGCCTTCGGCCACGGCATCCACTACTGCGTCGGGGCGCCGCTCGCCCGGCTGGAAGCGGAGGTGGCGCTCGGCCGCCTCTTCGACCGCTTCCCGGCGATCGAGCTCGACGGCGACCCGGGCGAGCTCCGCTGGCGGGAGAGCACGCTCGTGCACGGCCTGAACACCTTGCCGGTGGTGGTCCGCTGA
- a CDS encoding uridine kinase gives MRYRPITFEHLAGELAERVLVLDAPWVRIAVDGPAGTAALADALVDPLRVGGRAVQRVSTVDFLRPASLRFEYGRENPDSRYWSWLDESALRREVLDPLGRNGSGEVLPALWDSARDRATRSARVPLPAPGVLVVDGEMLLGRGLPFELTVHLQLSAGALRRRLPGDEQWALPAFERYEEEVRPAEIADVVVRADDPRHPAVLERAA, from the coding sequence GTGCGGTATCGGCCCATCACCTTCGAACACCTCGCCGGGGAACTGGCCGAGCGGGTCCTCGTGCTGGACGCGCCGTGGGTGCGGATCGCCGTGGACGGCCCGGCGGGCACCGCGGCACTCGCCGACGCGCTGGTGGACCCGCTGCGGGTGGGCGGCCGCGCGGTGCAGCGGGTGTCCACTGTGGATTTCCTGCGGCCTGCGTCGCTGCGGTTCGAGTACGGCAGGGAGAACCCGGACTCCCGCTACTGGTCCTGGCTGGACGAGAGCGCGTTGCGCCGCGAAGTGCTCGATCCGCTGGGGCGCAATGGAAGCGGCGAGGTGCTGCCCGCGCTGTGGGACTCGGCTCGCGACCGCGCCACGCGGTCGGCGCGGGTGCCGCTGCCCGCGCCGGGCGTGCTTGTCGTGGACGGCGAGATGCTCCTCGGACGTGGCCTGCCGTTCGAACTGACCGTGCACCTGCAGCTGTCCGCGGGAGCGTTGCGGCGGCGCCTGCCCGGAGACGAGCAGTGGGCGCTGCCCGCGTTCGAGCGGTACGAGGAGGAGGTGCGGCCCGCGGAGATCGCCGACGTGGTGGTGCGCGCCGACGACCCGCGGCACCCGGCGGTGCTGGAGCGGGCCGCGTGA
- a CDS encoding SRPBCC family protein — protein MTKEVGRTADAGWQVGVSRTLPHPAATVWEFLTSRAGAEIWLGPGAGVPGGKGERFETAGGTAGEVRSFRELDRIRLTWRPKDWDHDSTVQVTVSPSGNRTVVRFHQEWLAGAEERATQREYWKGVVDRVADALAAR, from the coding sequence ATGACCAAGGAAGTGGGCAGGACAGCCGACGCGGGCTGGCAGGTCGGCGTCTCGCGGACGCTGCCGCACCCGGCCGCCACCGTCTGGGAGTTCCTCACCAGCAGGGCCGGCGCCGAGATCTGGCTCGGCCCAGGCGCAGGCGTGCCCGGTGGCAAGGGGGAGCGCTTCGAGACGGCAGGCGGAACGGCGGGCGAGGTCCGCAGTTTCCGCGAGCTGGACCGCATCCGGCTGACTTGGCGGCCCAAGGACTGGGACCACGACTCGACGGTGCAGGTGACGGTTTCGCCGTCGGGCAACAGGACGGTCGTCCGCTTCCACCAGGAGTGGCTCGCCGGCGCCGAGGAGCGCGCCACGCAGCGGGAGTACTGGAAGGGGGTGGTGGACCGGGTCGCCGACGCCCTCGCCGCACGGTGA